The following are encoded together in the Pectobacterium punjabense genome:
- a CDS encoding YtjB family periplasmic protein, which produces MVRARVKFRLHRTAIVLICLALLVVLMQGASYFSLSHQMARSEQVEDLSRTLSRQVAYSLSPLMGSVDDNGQKITTILKQLTDHSRILDAGVYQQDGSLVAHVGEQVQLRDRLALDGNRVGSYFNHQLVQPIEGKEGPIGFLRITLDTHVLATEARQVDNTTNILRLMILLSLAIGIILTRTLLQNRRTRWQQSPYLLTASTPVKEEEDEAENGTQTAGSVVVKKDGEEKRL; this is translated from the coding sequence ATGGTTCGCGCCCGGGTGAAATTTCGTCTACATCGCACGGCAATTGTGCTGATTTGTCTCGCCCTGCTGGTGGTATTAATGCAAGGTGCGTCCTATTTCAGTTTAAGCCACCAGATGGCGCGTTCTGAGCAGGTCGAAGATCTGTCGCGCACGCTCTCCAGACAGGTGGCTTACAGCCTGTCGCCGTTGATGGGCAGCGTGGATGATAATGGTCAAAAGATTACGACCATCCTCAAACAACTCACCGATCATAGCCGTATTCTGGATGCTGGCGTATATCAGCAGGACGGTTCGCTGGTGGCGCATGTGGGTGAACAGGTACAGTTGCGAGACAGGCTGGCGCTGGACGGTAACCGTGTCGGTAGCTACTTTAACCATCAACTGGTGCAGCCCATTGAAGGAAAAGAAGGGCCTATCGGCTTCCTGCGCATCACGCTGGATACGCACGTATTGGCGACCGAAGCCAGACAGGTGGATAACACGACCAATATTCTGCGTCTGATGATCTTACTTTCACTGGCTATCGGCATCATTCTGACTCGAACGCTGTTGCAAAATCGCCGCACTCGCTGGCAACAGTCACCTTATCTTCTTACTGCGAGTACGCCCGTGAAAGAAGAAGAGGATGAGGCAGAGAACGGCACGCAGACGGCTGGCAGCGTGGTAGTAAAAAAAGACGGAGAAGAGAAACGCCTCTGA